The DNA segment aaattcacagactggattttcgaactctgtgagagagggggaggggtcggccgaatttcaagagaggaggctctctaggtttttgaaattatgacctaggttgtctaatttctgtactccaataacttatttataatgtgggctgctaacagcttaaggcccattagtcataagttcaagcctgacaagcaaagcccgcatgttcaaaaattaatataaaattcatcgtgactcagattgataaaccaatttcaccaatgtgcacagaaaccatttctgcatcttttaaagtcaagataaattttctgaatccgaattcagtggtttccaaaaatgtccatcactatgtcattttaggaaatcttactccctctacttttaaataataagtcccacttctttattcactaaatttaactctttaaatttaattatctcaacggggattagaaatccattacttgtgtgaccctcaatggttcagggatacagctagccgtgggctcacaactccttgtgactcggaacaacaatttccgacttgtccatcgaatcatggtaagagcacctagcaacatcgccccatgattccctaggtatcactgatagtgcctgcaagaaccaatagattttggttagcgtacagtacggtcccttcatccatatatcccgatcgaatcaacaaccattggtaaatcgagagtcgttcgagattcgataactatgcattacatcttggagatcaaatagtgacatcgcatgtgttactaggaacaccaagtaacctaaaacacatcatgtactctggccagagattcgtcacactaatatctcttcatatcgcataggatatccacacttgcaagtatgtggtgaatccttgacaacaaagcatcgactcctatatgtgtcgtaactgtacccaatcccgacacctgatgacccaatagagtcggtaaacgagtcaaagtacagtactagcatatagagtctcaatgatgtttcaagtagtaaggactaatggtgtacaaccaaaaccgcggactttatccacttgataagtgataaccacttggaaagtccagatagggtagttcaatcattcatcatatgaatattcatttgcatgctttgaacatctctatgttccataccaatgaaacgtggtactcggcatcgcaaacgctagtctcaatctcgagcaatccttatccttattaacggcggctcaatcgactaggaactgtttagaatatacagtgactataagatgtgtttcatgatagccatccccatgtgttaccacatcttacatacactatagtatattcaaggttttcatctaaacatcttatagtatgtcacaacataataatatgataaaagataaagtaaatgtcattataaaagtgtaaattatattaaacaaaagattgtttatacatagagtcataaaagcccttagccacaagttggctcaccgggcatcCACTCTTTGAGCATAGCCCAAGTGACACCCATTCGGGAGAGTTCTACTTCTcccaataaaacaaaaaacaaaagagaAACCTACATGCATACCCAAATGTTTCAAGAATTTCTAAGCTCGAAATTAAACTATATGGCTTAAAACATATAGatgaaaatttgattttaagcATTCCAATCACTTGATATTTAACAAGACAAACTTCTACAAACTGTAGGCTAGCTATTTCTGCAATTTGAGTCTATTCAAACCACAAGCAATGGCTCCGACCGATCAAAACTTCGCGCATGAATTCCAACACTGCGCTTAATGATTTTCTTCTCATTCATCAACCTGATATTCATTTCTCCGCCGCCGTTTCCCTCCACCAACGGCACAAAATTCCGCCTAACCCCGGTCTTCAAAATCTTTATAATCCGCGAATAATTCAACTTCTCCGCGATTTGCAACGCTGTCGCACCCTTGTTTGTTCTAGCATCAACATCAGCTCCATTTTTCACAAGCAACTCAATCACATCACAGTGGCCTGACTCCGCAGCACAGTGCAATGCCGAATAGCCATCTTCATCTTTGCCATCAACATCGATTCCTTCTTCGATCAGGGCACGAGCCACTTCTATTCGGCCCTTAAACGCCGCCCTATGAAGGGCTGTCCACGAGTTCTGATCGCGCCCATTGATAAACGCGCCATTCTCGAGCAAACGGTTGATAGTCCTAAGCTCTCCCATCCGAGCAGCTGCACACAATTTGTCTCCTAAGCGAAGAGCATCGAATAGCTTCGTGTGCCCGTTTTCGGCAGCAAGATCATATGGCGTCTTGCCTTTCTTGTTTCTTACATCATTGTTGGCTCCTTTATGGAGTAGAAGTTTCACCATTTGCTCATCACCTAAACTGGAGGCAAGGTGCAATGGGGTGTCCCCAAAAGCATTTTTCGCGTCGGCTTTGGCCGAGTTGGCTAACAAAATTCGAACGGCATCCCATCTCTGCTGGCTCACTGCTATGTGCAAGGCAGAGTTCCCCTGTTTCGTAAGCGCATTCACATCGGCACCTTTGCGTAAAAGATGGTTTAAAACATCAGTGTGACCATTTCCAGCTGCTAAGTGAATCGGTCCGAAAGGGGAACATCTTGATCTTTCTGTGCTGGCTTTGTGGGCTAAAAGTAGCTCAACTATCAATGTTTCCCCCAATGCGGCAGCGGCCTCGACAGGGCTTGATCCCGATTCCTCGCATGCCTCGGTATCGGCCTGAAATTCGAGCAACAACTGGACTAAATCAGGCCTGCTCTGAGCAATAGCCAAGTGAAGCAAAGATTTGCCATCAGAATCAACAGAATCAGCAGCTCTCCATTCAGGATCACCATTTTCAAGAACTTCTCTCATCTCATCcatataacctttcgccaccaaacGAGCTAGAATCGATGAGCCAACGAACATGATCCTGATCCCAACATCAGAGTACACCTGTTTCTTCTTATTAGTGAACCATTCACTTGGTACCGAATCGCGGGGAGCTGCTGGATTCTTGAAAGCTGCACAGGGAGTCACCACACTCTGCAGCACAAACGAATCATCGCTATGCGGGAAACTCTCCGGAAGATTGGAATTAGGTGGGAGATGGTAAGTTATTTCTATAGTCAGTGTGGACAGAGGCGGTATAATTCCGGAGTTTGGGACGATGGTGTACCGAGTTTTGTCAACCGGTTGGAGCCGAAAGGCGACCGGCATTGTGTGCATAACGTTGCGTAGAGTGGTCGAGCCGCAGCACCTCTGGCCTGGTTCGATTCTTATTGTCACAATGTTTGATGGCTCTAGGCTAATGAGCCTGTCCATTTTTCGACTTGGACAAGGTAATCAATCTCAAGAGTATGTGCTCAAGTTTCTGGAAATATATTTCCTAAATCTTAATATTTACGTTACTCGATGAAATATTTGGCATGTGAAAAATGATTGGAATGCAACGCAATTTATGTTATGTAAGAAGAATGCAAGGAGATGTAGCCGGCTCGATTGATGAGGCAATTTGGCCACTTGGCGATGCTAAAATTAATGAAGACTCGTTCTGTCATATGTCCGACTGGTGCTTGATTCGACTCTCTGTGCTGCTACTTCTTTAAGTCATTTTCATGGCTTCAAATTTCTCATTGAAGTTCATTCATGAGTATTACATATGGAAAGATTTGCCCCAATTTAGAATTAATTCCCACAAATATTATTCAAAAATTAacgaacttttttttttctgtcttCCTCGTTCTAtagagcccaaaatttttaaagggTAATACAACATGTACACGGAGGGTTACAAGTTGGGTTACACAATTTACTTGAAATTATATGATTATCCTGcatgcatttttttaaaaaaattttcaaatacagCGCagacataatcatgtaatttt comes from the Henckelia pumila isolate YLH828 chromosome 1, ASM3356847v2, whole genome shotgun sequence genome and includes:
- the LOC140876106 gene encoding protein VAPYRIN-like — protein: MDRLISLEPSNIVTIRIEPGQRCCGSTTLRNVMHTMPVAFRLQPVDKTRYTIVPNSGIIPPLSTLTIEITYHLPPNSNLPESFPHSDDSFVLQSVVTPCAAFKNPAAPRDSVPSEWFTNKKKQVYSDVGIRIMFVGSSILARLVAKGYMDEMREVLENGDPEWRAADSVDSDGKSLLHLAIAQSRPDLVQLLLEFQADTEACEESGSSPVEAAAALGETLIVELLLAHKASTERSRCSPFGPIHLAAGNGHTDVLNHLLRKGADVNALTKQGNSALHIAVSQQRWDAVRILLANSAKADAKNAFGDTPLHLASSLGDEQMVKLLLHKGANNDVRNKKGKTPYDLAAENGHTKLFDALRLGDKLCAAARMGELRTINRLLENGAFINGRDQNSWTALHRAAFKGRIEVARALIEEGIDVDGKDEDGYSALHCAAESGHCDVIELLVKNGADVDARTNKGATALQIAEKLNYSRIIKILKTGVRRNFVPLVEGNGGGEMNIRLMNEKKIIKRSVGIHARSFDRSEPLLVV